One genomic region from Vitreimonas flagellata encodes:
- a CDS encoding universal stress protein: MSDKPFACLVIADESEEFPDALIYAGLLCKSTGWRLVMLRVIEPSDPAPWASITEEMRRQAHDAAESLTQRFAAEVWAECGVTAEPVLREGDLKPELRKLLEQDSSIQLVVLASAAGPGGPGPLVAQLGKTAGLGPRPVPVLVVPGALSREEIRKLALPLAASLHPTEPPSA; the protein is encoded by the coding sequence ATGAGCGATAAGCCGTTCGCCTGCCTGGTCATCGCTGACGAGAGCGAGGAATTTCCTGACGCGCTGATCTATGCCGGTCTGCTCTGCAAGAGCACCGGCTGGCGGCTCGTCATGCTGCGCGTGATCGAGCCGTCTGATCCCGCGCCCTGGGCCTCGATCACCGAGGAAATGCGCCGCCAAGCGCACGACGCAGCGGAATCGCTGACGCAGCGTTTCGCCGCCGAAGTCTGGGCCGAGTGCGGCGTTACGGCTGAGCCGGTGTTGCGTGAGGGCGATCTGAAGCCGGAACTGCGCAAGCTCTTGGAGCAGGATTCCTCAATCCAGCTCGTGGTGTTGGCGTCGGCAGCAGGGCCGGGTGGGCCTGGCCCATTGGTGGCGCAGCTGGGCAAGACGGCGGGGCTCGGCCCGCGACCGGTGCCTGTTTTGGTGGTGCCGGGGGCGTTATCGCGGGAAGAAATTCGCAAGCTGGCGCTGCCTTTGGCGGCCTCCTTGCATCCTACCGAACCACCGAGCGCTTGA
- the trpS gene encoding tryptophan--tRNA ligase — translation MTDAAQPDYKGPQRVFSGMQPTNGLHLGNYLGALQKFVRLQDQYESIYCIVDLHAITTGPDPENLASRCREVAAAYIAAGVDPKRSTIFIQSAVREHTELAWLLNCVARMGWLERMTQFKDKAGKDAQRSSVGLFDYPVLQAADILLYKATHVPVGEDQKQHLELSRDIAQKFNNDHNAPGFFPLPEPLIQGPGARIMSLRDGSKKMSKSDPSDMTRINLTDDADAILSKVKKATTDPLPVPENKEGLAGRAEVENLVGIFAAVTERSVEDVLAEYGGKGFGVFKPALAEVLAAKLSPIAAEMRRLTADTAALDAILKDGAEKARAVAQPIMAEVRDVVGLWRA, via the coding sequence ATGACCGACGCAGCCCAGCCCGACTACAAGGGCCCGCAACGCGTGTTCTCTGGCATGCAGCCGACCAACGGCCTGCATCTCGGCAATTATCTCGGCGCGCTGCAAAAGTTCGTGCGCCTGCAGGATCAGTACGAGAGCATTTATTGCATCGTCGATCTGCACGCGATCACGACTGGCCCCGATCCGGAGAATCTCGCCAGCCGCTGCCGCGAAGTCGCCGCCGCTTACATCGCCGCCGGCGTTGATCCCAAGCGCTCGACCATCTTCATTCAATCCGCCGTGCGCGAGCACACCGAGCTTGCGTGGTTGTTGAATTGCGTCGCGCGCATGGGCTGGTTGGAGCGCATGACCCAATTTAAGGACAAGGCTGGCAAGGATGCGCAGCGTTCGTCCGTGGGTCTGTTCGATTATCCGGTGCTGCAAGCGGCGGACATTCTGCTCTACAAGGCGACGCACGTGCCGGTCGGCGAAGACCAGAAGCAGCACTTGGAACTCTCGCGCGATATCGCGCAGAAATTCAACAACGACCACAACGCGCCGGGTTTTTTCCCGCTGCCCGAGCCGCTGATCCAAGGCCCAGGCGCGCGAATCATGAGCCTGCGCGATGGCTCGAAGAAGATGTCGAAGTCCGATCCTTCGGACATGACTCGCATCAATCTGACTGATGATGCCGATGCGATCCTCTCAAAAGTGAAGAAGGCGACGACCGATCCGCTACCGGTGCCTGAAAACAAAGAGGGGCTCGCGGGCCGCGCTGAGGTCGAAAATCTCGTCGGCATTTTCGCGGCGGTGACGGAACGCAGCGTCGAGGATGTGCTCGCCGAATATGGCGGCAAGGGCTTCGGCGTGTTCAAGCCGGCGCTGGCGGAAGTGCTCGCGGCGAAGCTCTCGCCGATCGCGGCGGAGATGCGTCGGCTCACGGCTGATACCGCCGCGCTTGATGCGATCCTGAAGGATGGCGCCGAGAAGGCGCGCGCCGTGGCGCAGCCGATCATGGCCGAAGTCCGCGACGTCGTTGGCTTGTGGCGCGCTTGA
- the mutS gene encoding DNA mismatch repair protein MutS, producing MAQYLAAKADHPDALLFFRMGDFYELFFDDAVKAAGAVGITLTKRGNHDGEPIPMAGVPWHQAENYLSKLIRAGFKVAVCEQLEDPAEAKKRGGKSIVQRGVVRVVTPGTLTEEGLLDARTANRLAAAAFAGDLAGIAWADVSTGAFEARVLKASEVEEELAALAPAELLVVDADSALVAEAARIAGATVTTRPAVKADAKSAERRIKAAFEVAALDAFGDFTAPELSAMGLLLDYIELTQAGAAPRLTPPRRNAERAFMAIDAATRAALEIERSVRGGRDGSLLACVDRTVTSAGGRLLAERISRPLTDVAAIRARLDAVEFFIAEPHRRAGVREELRAAGDLARALTRLALGRGGPRDLAQLRDGLHSGDRAAARCMGLSDAAPSEIAHACAALSLSSHPGPASLAQTLDGALAPELPLLARDGGFIAAGYDATLDETRALRDDSRKVIAALQAKYAEETGITGLKLKHNNVLGYHIDATTKQAEALMTPPHNARFIHRQTNAGSIRFTTAELAELDAKIARAGEASLARELSLFKDFAVRAAENEAEIRAAAEALAALDVAAGLAEWAEETQATRPEIDESIALLADAARHPVVEQGVRREGQGFTPNDARLDAEGRSGPRLVVVTGPNMAGKSTYLRQIALLAVLAQAGSFVPARKLRLGVVDRVFARVGASDDLSRGRSTFMTEMVETAAILNQAGPRALVVLDEIGRGTATFDGLAIAWAVAEHLHEANRCRAVFATHYHELTRLADKLDAGANAHLRAKEWKGDLVFLHEVAPGAADRSYGIQVAKLAGLPKSAVERARAVLGKLEANGGTTRVEIAEDLPLFAQVMEETAPHPLEAALAGVNPDNLSPKEALELLYRLKAAAADAPDR from the coding sequence ATGGCGCAATATCTTGCCGCGAAGGCAGATCATCCGGACGCGTTGCTGTTCTTCCGCATGGGAGATTTCTACGAGCTGTTTTTTGACGACGCTGTGAAGGCCGCGGGCGCTGTCGGCATCACGCTGACGAAGCGCGGTAATCACGACGGCGAACCGATCCCGATGGCCGGCGTGCCGTGGCATCAGGCGGAGAATTATCTCTCCAAGCTGATCCGTGCGGGCTTCAAGGTCGCAGTGTGCGAGCAGCTGGAAGATCCGGCCGAAGCGAAGAAGCGCGGCGGCAAGTCGATCGTGCAGCGTGGCGTGGTGCGCGTCGTCACGCCCGGCACGCTGACAGAAGAGGGGCTGCTCGATGCGCGCACCGCCAACCGATTGGCGGCGGCGGCATTCGCGGGCGATCTGGCGGGCATCGCCTGGGCCGATGTCTCGACCGGTGCGTTTGAAGCGCGTGTGCTGAAAGCCAGCGAAGTCGAGGAAGAACTTGCCGCGCTCGCGCCGGCGGAATTGCTCGTGGTGGATGCTGATAGCGCTCTGGTCGCGGAAGCGGCGCGGATCGCAGGCGCGACCGTGACGACGCGGCCTGCCGTAAAGGCCGATGCGAAATCGGCGGAGCGGCGCATCAAAGCCGCGTTCGAGGTGGCGGCGCTGGATGCGTTCGGCGATTTCACCGCGCCCGAGCTTTCGGCGATGGGCCTGCTGCTCGATTACATCGAACTCACGCAAGCGGGTGCGGCGCCACGTTTGACGCCGCCGCGCCGCAATGCCGAGCGCGCCTTCATGGCGATTGATGCGGCGACGCGCGCGGCGCTGGAAATCGAGCGCTCCGTGCGCGGGGGCAGGGATGGCTCGCTGCTGGCGTGTGTCGATCGCACGGTGACATCCGCCGGCGGGCGTTTGCTGGCGGAGCGGATTTCGCGGCCTTTGACGGATGTGGCGGCGATCCGCGCGCGTTTGGATGCTGTGGAGTTTTTCATCGCGGAACCGCATCGCCGCGCCGGTGTGCGCGAGGAATTGCGTGCGGCGGGCGATTTGGCGCGTGCATTGACGCGGCTGGCGCTCGGGCGTGGCGGGCCGCGTGATCTGGCGCAATTGCGCGATGGTTTGCACTCCGGCGATCGCGCGGCGGCGCGGTGCATGGGCTTGAGCGATGCTGCTCCAAGCGAAATCGCGCATGCGTGTGCGGCGCTATCTTTGTCGTCGCATCCGGGGCCGGCGAGCTTGGCGCAGACTTTGGATGGCGCGCTGGCGCCAGAGCTGCCGCTGCTCGCGCGCGATGGCGGCTTCATCGCCGCTGGCTATGACGCGACACTCGATGAAACACGCGCGCTGCGGGACGATAGCCGTAAAGTGATCGCGGCGCTGCAAGCCAAGTATGCGGAAGAAACCGGCATCACCGGCTTGAAGCTGAAGCACAACAATGTGCTGGGCTACCATATCGACGCGACAACGAAGCAAGCCGAAGCCTTGATGACGCCGCCCCACAATGCGCGCTTCATTCATCGCCAAACCAATGCGGGCTCGATCCGCTTCACCACGGCTGAACTTGCTGAGCTCGACGCGAAGATCGCCCGCGCTGGCGAAGCGTCGCTCGCGCGCGAGCTCTCGCTGTTCAAAGATTTTGCGGTGCGCGCGGCGGAGAACGAAGCTGAGATTCGCGCTGCTGCCGAAGCGTTGGCGGCGCTCGATGTTGCGGCCGGGCTCGCCGAGTGGGCGGAAGAAACACAGGCGACGCGCCCAGAGATCGATGAGAGCATTGCGTTGCTCGCGGATGCGGCGCGGCATCCGGTCGTGGAGCAGGGTGTGCGCCGCGAAGGGCAGGGCTTTACGCCGAACGATGCGCGGCTCGATGCGGAGGGCCGCTCTGGCCCGCGTCTTGTGGTTGTCACCGGCCCGAACATGGCGGGCAAGAGCACCTACCTTCGCCAGATCGCGCTGCTGGCCGTGCTGGCCCAGGCTGGTTCTTTCGTGCCTGCGCGGAAGCTGCGGCTGGGGGTGGTTGACCGGGTGTTCGCCCGCGTCGGCGCCTCCGACGATCTTTCGCGCGGGCGCTCAACCTTCATGACCGAGATGGTGGAAACCGCCGCCATCCTGAACCAGGCCGGTCCGCGCGCGCTGGTCGTGCTGGACGAAATCGGCCGGGGCACGGCGACGTTCGATGGCCTCGCCATCGCCTGGGCGGTGGCCGAGCACCTGCACGAAGCCAATCGCTGCCGCGCTGTCTTCGCGACGCACTATCACGAGCTGACGCGGCTGGCGGATAAGCTGGACGCCGGGGCCAACGCACATTTGCGCGCCAAGGAATGGAAGGGCGATCTGGTCTTCCTGCACGAAGTCGCGCCGGGCGCCGCGGATCGATCCTATGGAATCCAGGTCGCGAAGCTTGCCGGCCTGCCCAAAAGCGCGGTGGAGCGGGCGCGGGCGGTGTTGGGCAAGCTGGAAGCCAATGGCGGGACGACGCGCGTTGAAATCGCTGAGGATTTGCCGCTGTTTGCCCAGGTCATGGAAGAAACAGCGCCGCATCCATTGGAAGCGGCGCTGGCGGGTGTGAACCCGGATAATCTCTCACCAAAAGAAGCGCTTGAGCTTCTCTACCGGCTCAAGGCTGCGGCTGCGGACGCGCCGGATCGCTGA
- a CDS encoding [protein-PII] uridylyltransferase, translated as MSVARLKPARIEHVVDGLRLRAQLSAAYQAEGGEAARPRVRALLHGALFRGRMIAKERLEEGENGLAVARLLAAVADEVVAALYDYTTTHIFRARNPTAGERFAVMAVGGYGRGELAPSSDLDLLFLRAYKTTPHAESVTEYMLYMLWDMGLKVGHASRNVDECLKLAREDHTIRTAILESRRLAGDESLAAELETRFRKEVADRDQAGFIAAKLKERDERHQRVGATRYMVEPNIKEGKGGLRDLHTLFWLARHRYGFTTPRDYVDHGVFTVEERNSFRRAAEFLWTVRCHLHFITGRGEEKLTFDLQPELAKRLGYGARANHTAVERFMKRYFLVAKEVGMLTRVLCAKLEADNAKNAPKSMQRLFPAGKKAPAQIEPGFHVEAGRLNVDSADVFAKPANLIRLFEIADKRDLDVHPEALGEASRRVRSLSPAWRKDADARAAFLAVAASKHHPGAALRLMNEAGVLGKFLPEFGRVVAQMQFNMYHHYTVDEHTLQAVDAMSEIEHGHHNKQHPLSTEIFSKIINRRALYLAMLLHDTGKGEGDQQIEGEKSARIACERLGLPQEEIDLVGWLVGNHLVMSDVAQKRDIGDPRTVAQFAKIVGTVERLRLLLVLTVSDIRAVGPAVWNDWKGQLLRDLYRLTEAALHGGRSDEQGVREHLAEIAGEAKTRLLSDLGADAGVLEGWLDVVDDGYWLSHDAEAQSWHAEEVMKARREKTIPHVATRVRPVQGVTEVLIYAGDRPGLFASLAAAISACGADIAGARVHTTKDGAAFDVFSIQTTDHQPFGAQEHGVLDGLVARLTRAAIADHAPPTAKPPSRRNAAFAIEPWVRIDNDLTGNATVIEASGRDRLGLLADLAHVCAEADVSINSAHIDTYGERAADVFYVQERGGGQITNPRRIAAVRAKLEEVLRAAEPAAPADPARAPLAVARASTAR; from the coding sequence ATGTCCGTCGCCCGCCTGAAACCTGCCCGCATCGAACACGTCGTCGATGGTCTGCGCCTGCGTGCGCAATTGAGCGCCGCCTACCAAGCGGAGGGCGGCGAGGCTGCGCGTCCGCGTGTGCGGGCGTTGCTGCACGGCGCGTTGTTTCGGGGGCGAATGATTGCCAAGGAGCGGCTGGAGGAGGGCGAAAACGGCCTCGCCGTCGCGCGTTTGCTGGCCGCCGTTGCCGACGAAGTGGTCGCAGCGCTCTACGATTACACGACCACGCACATCTTCCGCGCCCGCAATCCGACCGCGGGGGAGCGCTTCGCGGTGATGGCGGTCGGGGGCTATGGGCGCGGCGAACTCGCGCCGTCGTCCGATCTCGATCTCTTGTTCCTGCGCGCCTACAAAACCACGCCGCACGCCGAGAGCGTGACCGAATACATGCTCTATATGCTGTGGGACATGGGCCTCAAAGTCGGCCACGCCTCACGCAATGTTGATGAGTGCCTGAAGCTCGCGCGCGAGGATCACACCATTCGCACCGCGATTTTGGAATCGCGCCGGCTCGCAGGGGATGAATCGCTCGCCGCGGAACTCGAGACGCGCTTTCGCAAGGAAGTGGCCGATCGCGATCAGGCGGGCTTCATCGCCGCGAAGCTTAAAGAGCGGGACGAGCGCCACCAGCGCGTCGGCGCCACGCGCTACATGGTCGAGCCGAATATCAAGGAGGGGAAGGGCGGCCTGCGCGATCTGCACACGCTCTTCTGGCTCGCCCGTCACCGCTACGGCTTCACCACGCCGCGCGATTATGTGGATCACGGCGTGTTCACGGTGGAAGAGCGCAATTCCTTCCGACGTGCAGCCGAGTTCCTGTGGACCGTGCGTTGCCATCTGCACTTCATCACAGGTCGCGGCGAAGAAAAGCTGACATTCGATCTGCAGCCGGAGCTTGCCAAGCGCTTGGGCTATGGCGCGCGCGCCAATCACACGGCGGTCGAGCGCTTTATGAAGCGCTATTTTTTGGTGGCGAAAGAAGTCGGCATGCTGACGCGCGTGCTGTGCGCGAAGCTCGAGGCCGATAACGCCAAGAACGCGCCGAAGAGCATGCAGCGTCTGTTTCCGGCTGGAAAGAAGGCGCCTGCGCAGATCGAGCCGGGCTTTCACGTTGAGGCGGGGCGCCTGAATGTAGATTCTGCGGACGTGTTCGCGAAGCCGGCAAACCTCATCCGCTTGTTCGAGATCGCTGATAAACGCGATCTCGACGTGCATCCCGAAGCGCTGGGTGAAGCGAGTCGGCGTGTGCGCTCTCTGTCGCCCGCGTGGCGCAAGGATGCGGATGCGCGCGCTGCGTTCTTGGCTGTCGCCGCATCGAAGCATCATCCGGGCGCGGCTTTGCGCTTGATGAACGAAGCCGGCGTGCTTGGGAAATTCCTGCCGGAATTTGGCCGCGTCGTCGCGCAGATGCAGTTTAATATGTATCACCATTACACGGTGGACGAGCATACTCTGCAGGCCGTCGATGCGATGTCTGAGATCGAACACGGGCATCACAACAAACAGCACCCACTGTCGACGGAAATCTTCTCCAAAATCATCAATCGCCGCGCGCTCTATCTGGCGATGTTGTTGCACGACACCGGTAAGGGCGAAGGCGACCAGCAGATCGAAGGCGAGAAGTCCGCACGCATCGCCTGCGAGCGCTTAGGGTTGCCGCAGGAAGAGATTGATCTGGTCGGTTGGCTGGTCGGCAATCACCTCGTCATGAGCGACGTGGCGCAGAAGCGCGACATCGGCGATCCGCGCACGGTGGCGCAATTCGCGAAGATCGTCGGCACGGTCGAGCGCTTGCGTTTGCTGCTGGTGCTGACGGTTTCGGATATCCGCGCCGTAGGCCCGGCAGTGTGGAATGATTGGAAGGGCCAGCTTCTCCGCGATCTCTATCGCCTAACGGAAGCTGCGCTGCACGGCGGCCGTTCGGATGAGCAGGGCGTGCGCGAGCATTTGGCGGAAATCGCAGGCGAAGCGAAGACACGGCTTCTTTCTGACCTTGGTGCGGATGCTGGCGTGCTCGAAGGCTGGCTCGACGTCGTCGATGATGGTTATTGGCTGAGCCATGACGCAGAAGCGCAGAGTTGGCACGCCGAAGAAGTGATGAAGGCGCGGCGCGAGAAAACCATCCCGCATGTGGCGACGCGCGTACGCCCGGTGCAAGGCGTCACCGAAGTTCTGATCTACGCGGGCGATAGGCCGGGTCTTTTCGCGAGCTTGGCTGCAGCCATCTCCGCGTGCGGCGCCGACATCGCCGGCGCGCGTGTCCACACGACCAAGGATGGCGCGGCGTTCGACGTGTTCTCGATCCAAACCACGGATCACCAGCCGTTCGGCGCGCAAGAGCACGGCGTGCTCGACGGCCTCGTTGCGCGTCTCACGCGCGCAGCGATCGCCGACCACGCACCGCCGACTGCGAAACCGCCGTCGCGTCGCAACGCAGCTTTCGCGATCGAGCCGTGGGTGCGTATCGACAATGATCTCACAGGCAACGCCACGGTGATCGAAGCCTCGGGCCGCGATCGGCTCGGCTTGCTGGCCGATCTTGCGCATGTCTGCGCGGAGGCGGACGTCTCGATCAACAGCGCACACATCGACACCTACGGGGAGCGCGCGGCGGACGTGTTCTATGTGCAGGAGCGCGGCGGCGGGCAGATCACGAATCCGCGCCGCATCGCGGCGGTTCGCGCAAAACTTGAGGAGGTTTTGCGCGCGGCGGAGCCAGCGGCGCCTGCCGACCCAGCGCGTGCGCCTTTGGCTGTGGCGCGAGCCTCGACAGCGCGCTAA
- the murJ gene encoding murein biosynthesis integral membrane protein MurJ, producing the protein MSLARNTAVIGGLTLVSRLFGFARDLVLAAALGAGPVADAFFAALRFPNLFRRLFAEGAFSQAFVPVYSKTLAAEGQEAADQLAAEALSILLLVTGLLSAIAIAAMGWINRALFAGYADDPQAMALANLLTQIAMPYLVAMSAATLFSGVLNARGKFFAAAAAPILFNLCQLIAVGLVHDTPERAALAAIIGVSVSGVLQAIWVWAGARRAGMKARFPFPRVTPGVKRLVALAVPGAIAGGALQINVMISQALASFEQGAITYLNVADRLYQLPLGLIGIAVGVAMLPRLSRLVQEGDAPGARGALDEAVALSMAFTLPAAAAILAMPGYLLEGLYSRGAFTVQDANNAAMALIHYGWGVPAFVLAKIYAPAFFAREDTRAPMRYAITSMILNVVFGAALFFGLRSIGVAGFPGLAIATSTAAWLNVLLMIRALVKQGAYGPTPAAFGRLLRIVLASAILFAVLWFGNANRDWLEAQLGSKEASIGLLILAGGTFYFVVAFLVRAVTIGEVRAAFKRERGPAGGGGGLPPGFDG; encoded by the coding sequence ATGAGTCTCGCTCGCAACACCGCTGTCATTGGCGGTTTGACCCTGGTGTCGCGCCTGTTTGGTTTCGCGCGCGATTTGGTGTTGGCGGCGGCCCTCGGCGCGGGGCCGGTGGCGGACGCATTCTTCGCGGCGCTGCGCTTTCCAAACTTGTTCAGGCGCTTGTTCGCCGAGGGCGCGTTCAGCCAAGCCTTCGTGCCGGTCTATTCGAAGACGCTCGCGGCCGAAGGGCAGGAGGCGGCGGATCAGCTCGCGGCTGAGGCGCTGTCGATTCTGTTGCTCGTCACTGGCTTGCTGAGTGCGATCGCGATTGCGGCGATGGGCTGGATCAACCGCGCGCTCTTCGCCGGCTACGCGGACGATCCCCAGGCGATGGCGTTGGCGAACCTGCTGACGCAAATCGCAATGCCTTATCTCGTCGCTATGTCGGCGGCGACGTTGTTCTCCGGCGTGCTCAATGCGCGCGGTAAATTCTTCGCGGCGGCCGCGGCGCCTATCTTGTTCAACCTTTGCCAATTGATCGCTGTAGGTCTTGTCCACGACACGCCGGAGCGCGCCGCACTTGCCGCGATCATCGGCGTTTCGGTTTCGGGCGTGTTGCAAGCGATTTGGGTGTGGGCAGGCGCGCGGCGGGCGGGCATGAAAGCGCGCTTTCCGTTTCCGCGCGTGACACCGGGTGTGAAGCGCCTAGTGGCGTTGGCAGTGCCGGGCGCGATCGCGGGCGGGGCGCTGCAGATCAATGTGATGATCAGCCAGGCGCTCGCCTCGTTCGAGCAAGGCGCGATCACCTATCTCAATGTGGCGGATCGCTTGTATCAATTGCCGCTTGGCTTGATCGGCATTGCTGTTGGCGTGGCCATGCTGCCGCGCTTGTCGCGCTTGGTGCAGGAAGGCGATGCGCCGGGCGCGCGCGGCGCGCTCGATGAGGCGGTGGCGCTCTCGATGGCGTTCACGCTGCCGGCGGCGGCCGCGATTTTGGCGATGCCTGGCTATCTGCTTGAAGGCCTGTATTCGCGCGGCGCCTTCACGGTGCAGGACGCCAACAACGCGGCGATGGCGCTGATCCATTATGGCTGGGGCGTGCCGGCGTTCGTGCTGGCGAAGATTTACGCGCCGGCCTTCTTCGCGCGCGAAGATACCAGGGCGCCGATGCGCTATGCGATCACCTCGATGATCTTGAACGTCGTGTTTGGCGCGGCGCTCTTCTTCGGCTTGCGCTCGATCGGTGTTGCAGGCTTCCCAGGCCTCGCGATCGCGACATCAACGGCGGCATGGCTCAACGTGCTGCTGATGATCCGCGCTTTGGTGAAACAGGGCGCATACGGGCCGACACCGGCCGCGTTCGGGCGCTTGCTCCGCATCGTGCTGGCCTCGGCCATCCTGTTTGCGGTGCTCTGGTTCGGCAATGCCAATCGTGATTGGCTGGAGGCGCAGCTTGGCTCGAAGGAAGCATCGATCGGTCTGCTGATTCTGGCGGGTGGCACGTTCTATTTCGTGGTCGCCTTCCTGGTGCGGGCGGTAACTATTGGCGAGGTTCGCGCCGCCTTTAAGCGCGAGCGCGGGCCTGCGGGTGGGGGAGGCGGCTTGCCGCCGGGCTTCGACGGCTGA
- a CDS encoding NADP-dependent malic enzyme: MPDTKKSFTDAEALDFHRLPTPGKISIAPTKPMATQRDLSLAYSPGVAVPVKAIAEDVDKAYDYTSKGNLVAVISNGTAILGLGNLGAMASKPVMEGKSVLFKRFADVDSIDIEVTTQDVEEFITTVRNIGPTFGGINLEDIKAPECFIIESRLRDDLDIPVFHDDQHGTAIIAAAGLLNACELTGRRLEDIKVVVSGAGAAGLSCIGLIKQLGVPHNNVIVCDREGVVYRGREKGMDQFKSVHAIDTKLRTLAEALKGADVFMGLSAAGAMSKDMVKSMAAKPIIFAMANPDPEITPEEVHEVRKDAIVATGRSDYPNQVNNVLGFPYIFRGALDVRARTINEEMKVAAARALAALAKQDVPDEVAAAYHGRRPKFGPDYIIPTPFDPRLISEIPPYVAQAAMDSGVARKPITDMEAYKHSLAQRLDPTAAMIQRVQTLVRRSPKCIVFAEGEEPAVIRAAYAFQESGLGRAVLIGREELVRANMTQVGVPEGAKLNIVNARLSEHNALYADYLYKRLQRFGLLYRDVQRLVNQDRNVFGASMVALGHADGMVTGVTRNFATALDDVLRAIDPARGERAMGMSIILSKGRTLFVADTSVAEFPGAEEMAQIVLQAAKMAKQFGVTPRVALVSHSTFGNPKMERSEKIRDAVSILDRREDADFEYEGEMSVDVALNPNMRELYPFSRLSEPANVLVMPAIHSASISTSLLASAGGATVIGPVLTGLSKPIQIAPLGATVSDIVTFATVAAFQAAEREDEAD; the protein is encoded by the coding sequence ATGCCCGACACGAAAAAGAGTTTTACCGACGCCGAGGCGTTGGATTTTCACCGCCTGCCGACACCCGGCAAAATCTCCATCGCACCGACCAAGCCGATGGCCACGCAGCGCGACCTGTCGCTCGCCTATTCGCCGGGCGTGGCCGTGCCGGTGAAGGCGATCGCCGAGGATGTGGATAAGGCGTATGATTACACTTCGAAGGGCAATCTGGTCGCCGTGATCTCGAACGGCACCGCGATCTTGGGTCTCGGCAATCTGGGCGCGATGGCCTCGAAGCCGGTGATGGAAGGCAAGAGCGTTCTCTTCAAGCGCTTCGCCGACGTGGACTCGATCGACATCGAAGTCACGACCCAGGACGTCGAAGAATTCATCACCACGGTCCGCAACATTGGCCCGACGTTCGGCGGCATCAACCTCGAAGACATCAAGGCGCCCGAGTGCTTCATCATCGAGAGCCGCCTGCGTGACGATCTCGATATTCCCGTTTTCCATGACGACCAGCACGGCACCGCTATCATCGCCGCCGCGGGCCTGCTCAACGCATGCGAACTGACCGGCCGCCGTCTCGAAGACATCAAAGTCGTCGTCAGCGGCGCGGGCGCGGCCGGCCTCTCCTGCATCGGCCTGATCAAGCAACTCGGCGTGCCGCACAACAACGTCATTGTCTGCGATCGCGAGGGCGTGGTCTATCGCGGCCGCGAGAAAGGCATGGACCAGTTCAAGTCTGTGCATGCGATCGACACCAAGCTCCGCACGCTTGCCGAAGCTTTGAAAGGCGCGGACGTGTTCATGGGGCTTTCCGCGGCCGGCGCGATGTCGAAGGACATGGTCAAGTCGATGGCGGCGAAGCCGATCATCTTTGCGATGGCCAATCCCGATCCGGAAATCACGCCCGAAGAAGTGCACGAAGTCCGCAAGGACGCGATCGTCGCAACGGGCCGTTCGGACTATCCGAACCAAGTCAACAACGTGCTGGGCTTTCCTTACATCTTCCGCGGCGCGCTCGACGTGCGCGCGCGCACGATCAACGAAGAGATGAAGGTCGCCGCCGCGCGCGCGCTCGCCGCGCTCGCCAAGCAGGACGTGCCGGATGAAGTCGCCGCCGCCTATCACGGCCGGCGTCCGAAATTCGGCCCCGACTACATCATCCCTACCCCGTTCGATCCGCGCCTGATCTCGGAAATCCCGCCCTATGTGGCGCAGGCGGCGATGGATTCTGGCGTCGCACGCAAGCCGATCACGGACATGGAGGCCTACAAGCATAGCTTGGCCCAACGCCTCGATCCGACAGCGGCGATGATCCAGCGCGTGCAAACCCTCGTGCGACGCTCGCCAAAATGCATCGTGTTCGCGGAAGGCGAAGAGCCCGCCGTGATCCGCGCCGCTTACGCGTTCCAAGAAAGCGGGCTTGGCCGCGCCGTTCTGATCGGTCGCGAAGAATTGGTCCGCGCGAACATGACGCAAGTCGGCGTGCCGGAGGGCGCGAAGCTCAACATCGTCAACGCACGCCTCTCTGAACACAATGCACTCTACGCCGACTATCTCTACAAGCGTTTGCAACGCTTCGGCCTGCTCTATCGCGACGTGCAGCGCCTAGTGAACCAAGACCGCAACGTGTTCGGCGCGTCGATGGTGGCGCTCGGTCACGCCGACGGCATGGTCACGGGCGTCACGCGCAATTTCGCTACTGCACTGGATGACGTGCTACGCGCCATCGACCCTGCGCGCGGCGAACGCGCAATGGGCATGTCGATCATCCTCTCGAAGGGCCGCACGCTCTTTGTGGCTGATACATCAGTCGCTGAGTTTCCGGGCGCGGAAGAGATGGCGCAGATCGTGCTGCAAGCCGCGAAAATGGCAAAGCAATTTGGCGTCACGCCGCGCGTGGCCCTCGTCTCGCACTCCACCTTCGGCAATCCGAAGATGGAGCGCTCCGAAAAAATCCGCGACGCTGTTTCGATATTGGATCGTCGTGAAGACGCTGACTTCGAATACGAAGGTGAGATGAGCGTCGACGTCGCGCTCAATCCGAACATGCGCGAACTCTACCCGTTCTCGCGCCTGTCGGAGCCGGCCAACGTGCTGGTGATGCCGGCGATCCACTCGGCCTCGATCTCAACAAGCTTGCTCGCCAGCGCCGGCGGCGCGACCGTTATCGGCCCAGTGCTGACCGGCCTTTCCAAGCCGATCCAGATCGCGCCGCTCGGCGCGACCGTGTCGGACATCGTCACCTTCGCCACCGTCGCCGCATTCCAGGCGGCCGAGCGCGAAGACGAAGCGGATTAA